From one Cynocephalus volans isolate mCynVol1 chromosome X, mCynVol1.pri, whole genome shotgun sequence genomic stretch:
- the LOC134368302 gene encoding ferritin light chain-like has translation MWLAPYCQPITSSQICHNYSTEVEATVNCLLNLHLWASYACLSLGFYFDHHRVTLEGLSHFFRELAKENCQGAKHLLKMQNHCSSHSVLQDVQKPSQDEQSKTLGAMEAAVALEKNLNQTLLDLHAVGSAHTDSHHYDFLESHFLGEEVKLMKKIGDHLTNLCRLAISEAGLGQYLS, from the coding sequence ATGTGGTTAGCTCCTTATTGCCAACCAATCACAAGCTCACAAATTTGTCACAATTATTCCACAGAGGTGGAGGCCACCGTCAACTGCCTGCTCAATCTGCATCTGTGGGCCTCCTATGCCTGCCTCTCTCTAGGCTTCTATTTCGACCACCACAGGGTGACTCTGGAAGGTTTGAGCCACTTCTTCCGTGAGTTGGCCAAGGAGAATTGCCAGGGTGCCAAGCATCTCTTGAAGATGCAAAACCACTGCAGCAGCCACTCCGTCCTCCAAGATGTGCAGAAGCCATCTCAAGATGAGCAGAGTAAAACCCTGGGTGCCATGGAAGCTGCCGTGGCCCTGGAGAAGAACCTGAACCAGACCCTTTTGGATCTTCATGCTGTGGGTTCTGCCCACACAGACTCCCATCACTATGACTTCCTAGAGAGCCACTTCCTAGGTGAGGAGGTGAAACTCATGAAGAAGATAGGTGACCACCTGACCAACCTCTGCAGGCTGGCCATCTCTGAGGCCGGGCTGGGCCAGTATCTCTCATGA